In Sciurus carolinensis chromosome 17, mSciCar1.2, whole genome shotgun sequence, one genomic interval encodes:
- the Pth1r gene encoding parathyroid hormone/parathyroid hormone-related peptide receptor isoform X4 — MKSPRGRGRGAGLGRLSGEPRHPWQGGGRGGALGVDADDVFTKEEQIFLLHRAQAQCDKLLKEVLRTAANIMESDKGWTSASTSGKPRKEKASGKLYPESKEDKEVATGSRRRGRPCLPEWDYIVCWPLGAPGEVVAVPCPDYIYDFNHKGHAYRRCDRNGSWEVVPGHNRTWANYSECLKFMTNETREREVFDRLGMIYTVGYSMSLASLTVAVLILAYFRRLHCTRNYIHMHMFLSFMLRAASIFVKDAVLYSGFTLDEAERLTEEELHIIAQAPPPPAAAAVGYAGCRVAVTFFLYFLATNYYWILVEGLYLHSLIFMAFFSEKKYLWGFTVFGWGLPAVFVAVWVGVRATLANTGSTSSSSSTSSGYLPQSCGRPMLAGVTHGNNTGSCSSPPWCSCHSSACTTPSSWPCLTRRSQGHSGKSRCTTRCSSTPSRDFLSPSYTVSAMVRYRLRSRNLGAAGHWHWTSSARHAVGAAATAMAQWCLTQV, encoded by the exons GTGGACGCGGATGATGTCTTCACCAAGGAGGAACAGATATTCCTGCTGCACCGTGCCCAGGCTCAGTGTGACAAGCTGCTCAAGGAAGTCCTGCGGACTGCAG CCAACATAATGGAATCAGACAAGGGATGGACATCTGCATCCACATCAGGGAAGCCCAGGAAAGAGAAGGCATCTGGAAAGCTCTACCCTGAGTCCAAGGAGGACAAGGAGGTGGCCACTGGCAGCAGGCGCCGAG GACGCCCCTGCCTGCCTGAGTGGGACTACATCGTATGCTGGCCCCTGGGGGCACCAGGTGAGGTGGTGGCTGTGCCTTGTCCTGACTACATTTATGACTTCAATCACAAAG GCCATGCCTACCGGCGCTGCGACCGAAATGGCAGCTGGGAAGTGGTGCCTGGGCACAATCGAACATGGGCCAACTATAGCGAGTGCCTCAAGTTCATGACCAATGAGACTCGAGAACGG GAGGTATTCGACCGCCTGGGCATGATCTACACCGTGGGCTACTCCATGTCCCTGGCCTCCCTCACCGTGGCTGTGCTCATCCTGGCGTACTTTAG GCGGCTGCACTGCACACGCAACTACATCCACATGCACATGTTCCTGTCCTTCATGCTGCGCGCTGCGAGCATCTTCGTCAAGGACGCTGTGCTCTACTCTGGCTTCACGCTCGACGAGGCCGAGCGCCTCACTGAGGAAGAGCTGCACATCATCGCCCAGGCgcccccgccgcccgccgccgcgGCCGTCGGCTAC GCGGGCTGCCGGGTGGCTGTGACCTTCTTCCTTTACTTCCTGGCCACCAACTACTACTGGATTCTGGTGGAGGGGCTGTACCTGCACAGCCTTATCTTCATGGCCTTCTTCTCAGAGAAGAAGTACCTGTGGGGCTTCACAGTCTTCGGCTGGG GTTTGCCCGCCGTCTTCGTGGCTGTGTGGGTTGGTGTCAGAGCTACCCTGGCCAACACTGG ctCAACTTCATCCTCTTCATCAACATCATCCGGGTACTTGCCACAAAGTTGCGGGAGACCAATGCTGGCCGGTGTGACACACGGCAACAATACCG GAAGCTGCTCAAGTCCACCCTGGTGCTCATGCCACTCTTCGGCGTGCACTACACCGTCTTCATGGCCTTGCCTTACACGGAGGTCTCAGGGACACTCTGGCAAATCCAGATGCACTACGAGATGCTCTTCAACTCCTTCCAG ggatTTTTTGTCGCCATCATATACTGTTTCTGCAATGGTGAG GTACAGGCTGAGATCAAGAAATCTTGGAGCCGCTGGACACTGGCACTGGACTTCAAGCGCAAGGCACGCAGTGGGAGCAGCAGCTACAGCTATGGCCCAATGGTGTCTCACACAAGTGTGA
- the Pth1r gene encoding parathyroid hormone/parathyroid hormone-related peptide receptor isoform X2, translating into MFPSPGAVAGATRQRDHILHQADLFPRVDADDVFTKEEQIFLLHRAQAQCDKLLKEVLRTAANIMESDKGWTSASTSGKPRKEKASGKLYPESKEDKEVATGSRRRGRPCLPEWDYIVCWPLGAPGEVVAVPCPDYIYDFNHKGHAYRRCDRNGSWEVVPGHNRTWANYSECLKFMTNETREREVFDRLGMIYTVGYSMSLASLTVAVLILAYFRRLHCTRNYIHMHMFLSFMLRAASIFVKDAVLYSGFTLDEAERLTEEELHIIAQAPPPPAAAAVGYAGCRVAVTFFLYFLATNYYWILVEGLYLHSLIFMAFFSEKKYLWGFTVFGWGLPAVFVAVWVGVRATLANTGCWDLSSGHKKWIIQVPILASVVLNFILFINIIRVLATKLRETNAGRCDTRQQYRKLLKSTLVLMPLFGVHYTVFMALPYTEVSGTLWQIQMHYEMLFNSFQGFFVAIIYCFCNGEVQAEIKKSWSRWTLALDFKRKARSGSSSYSYGPMVSHTSVTNVGPRTGLGLPLSPRLLPAATTNGHSQLPGHAKPGAPVLETLDTTPTATAAPKEDGFLNGSCSGLDEEASGPERPPPLLQEEWETVM; encoded by the exons GTGGACGCGGATGATGTCTTCACCAAGGAGGAACAGATATTCCTGCTGCACCGTGCCCAGGCTCAGTGTGACAAGCTGCTCAAGGAAGTCCTGCGGACTGCAG CCAACATAATGGAATCAGACAAGGGATGGACATCTGCATCCACATCAGGGAAGCCCAGGAAAGAGAAGGCATCTGGAAAGCTCTACCCTGAGTCCAAGGAGGACAAGGAGGTGGCCACTGGCAGCAGGCGCCGAG GACGCCCCTGCCTGCCTGAGTGGGACTACATCGTATGCTGGCCCCTGGGGGCACCAGGTGAGGTGGTGGCTGTGCCTTGTCCTGACTACATTTATGACTTCAATCACAAAG GCCATGCCTACCGGCGCTGCGACCGAAATGGCAGCTGGGAAGTGGTGCCTGGGCACAATCGAACATGGGCCAACTATAGCGAGTGCCTCAAGTTCATGACCAATGAGACTCGAGAACGG GAGGTATTCGACCGCCTGGGCATGATCTACACCGTGGGCTACTCCATGTCCCTGGCCTCCCTCACCGTGGCTGTGCTCATCCTGGCGTACTTTAG GCGGCTGCACTGCACACGCAACTACATCCACATGCACATGTTCCTGTCCTTCATGCTGCGCGCTGCGAGCATCTTCGTCAAGGACGCTGTGCTCTACTCTGGCTTCACGCTCGACGAGGCCGAGCGCCTCACTGAGGAAGAGCTGCACATCATCGCCCAGGCgcccccgccgcccgccgccgcgGCCGTCGGCTAC GCGGGCTGCCGGGTGGCTGTGACCTTCTTCCTTTACTTCCTGGCCACCAACTACTACTGGATTCTGGTGGAGGGGCTGTACCTGCACAGCCTTATCTTCATGGCCTTCTTCTCAGAGAAGAAGTACCTGTGGGGCTTCACAGTCTTCGGCTGGG GTTTGCCCGCCGTCTTCGTGGCTGTGTGGGTTGGTGTCAGAGCTACCCTGGCCAACACTGG GTGCTGGGACTTGAGCTCTGGACACAAGAAGTGGATCATCCAGGTGCCCATCCTGGCCTCCGTTGTG ctCAACTTCATCCTCTTCATCAACATCATCCGGGTACTTGCCACAAAGTTGCGGGAGACCAATGCTGGCCGGTGTGACACACGGCAACAATACCG GAAGCTGCTCAAGTCCACCCTGGTGCTCATGCCACTCTTCGGCGTGCACTACACCGTCTTCATGGCCTTGCCTTACACGGAGGTCTCAGGGACACTCTGGCAAATCCAGATGCACTACGAGATGCTCTTCAACTCCTTCCAG ggatTTTTTGTCGCCATCATATACTGTTTCTGCAATGGTGAG GTACAGGCTGAGATCAAGAAATCTTGGAGCCGCTGGACACTGGCACTGGACTTCAAGCGCAAGGCACGCAGTGGGAGCAGCAGCTACAGCTATGGCCCAATGGTGTCTCACACAAGTGTGACCAATGTAGGTCCCCGCACAGGACTCGGTCTGCCCCTCAGCCCCCGCCTGCTACCTGCCGCCACCACCAATGGCCACTCCCAGCTGCCTGGCCATGCCAAGCCAGGGGCCCCAGTCCTTGAGACCCTCGATACCACACCAACTGCCACGGCTGCTCCCAAGGAGGATGGATTCCTCAATGGCTCCTGCTCAGGCCTGGACGAGGAGGCCTCTGGGCCTGAGCGGCCACCCCCACTGCTACAGGAAGAGTGGGAGACAGTCATGTGA
- the Pth1r gene encoding parathyroid hormone/parathyroid hormone-related peptide receptor isoform X3 — protein sequence MGAARIAPGLALLLCCPVLSSAYALVDADDVFTKEEQIFLLHRAQAQCDKLLKEVLRTAANIMESDKGWTSASTSGKPRKEKASGKLYPESKEDKEVATGSRRRGRPCLPEWDYIVCWPLGAPGEVVAVPCPDYIYDFNHKGHAYRRCDRNGSWEVVPGHNRTWANYSECLKFMTNETREREVFDRLGMIYTVGYSMSLASLTVAVLILAYFRRLHCTRNYIHMHMFLSFMLRAASIFVKDAVLYSGFTLDEAERLTEEELHIIAQAPPPPAAAAVGYAGCRVAVTFFLYFLATNYYWILVEGLYLHSLIFMAFFSEKKYLWGFTVFGWGLPAVFVAVWVGVRATLANTGCWDLSSGHKKWIIQVPILASVVLNFILFINIIRVLATKLRETNAGRCDTRQQYRKLLKSTLVLMPLFGVHYTVFMALPYTEVSGTLWQIQMHYEMLFNSFQGFFVAIIYCFCNGEVQAEIKKSWSRWTLALDFKRKARSGSSSYSYGPMVSHTSVTNVGPRTGLGLPLSPRLLPAATTNGHSQLPGHAKPGAPVLETLDTTPTATAAPKEDGFLNGSCSGLDEEASGPERPPPLLQEEWETVM from the exons GTGGACGCGGATGATGTCTTCACCAAGGAGGAACAGATATTCCTGCTGCACCGTGCCCAGGCTCAGTGTGACAAGCTGCTCAAGGAAGTCCTGCGGACTGCAG CCAACATAATGGAATCAGACAAGGGATGGACATCTGCATCCACATCAGGGAAGCCCAGGAAAGAGAAGGCATCTGGAAAGCTCTACCCTGAGTCCAAGGAGGACAAGGAGGTGGCCACTGGCAGCAGGCGCCGAG GACGCCCCTGCCTGCCTGAGTGGGACTACATCGTATGCTGGCCCCTGGGGGCACCAGGTGAGGTGGTGGCTGTGCCTTGTCCTGACTACATTTATGACTTCAATCACAAAG GCCATGCCTACCGGCGCTGCGACCGAAATGGCAGCTGGGAAGTGGTGCCTGGGCACAATCGAACATGGGCCAACTATAGCGAGTGCCTCAAGTTCATGACCAATGAGACTCGAGAACGG GAGGTATTCGACCGCCTGGGCATGATCTACACCGTGGGCTACTCCATGTCCCTGGCCTCCCTCACCGTGGCTGTGCTCATCCTGGCGTACTTTAG GCGGCTGCACTGCACACGCAACTACATCCACATGCACATGTTCCTGTCCTTCATGCTGCGCGCTGCGAGCATCTTCGTCAAGGACGCTGTGCTCTACTCTGGCTTCACGCTCGACGAGGCCGAGCGCCTCACTGAGGAAGAGCTGCACATCATCGCCCAGGCgcccccgccgcccgccgccgcgGCCGTCGGCTAC GCGGGCTGCCGGGTGGCTGTGACCTTCTTCCTTTACTTCCTGGCCACCAACTACTACTGGATTCTGGTGGAGGGGCTGTACCTGCACAGCCTTATCTTCATGGCCTTCTTCTCAGAGAAGAAGTACCTGTGGGGCTTCACAGTCTTCGGCTGGG GTTTGCCCGCCGTCTTCGTGGCTGTGTGGGTTGGTGTCAGAGCTACCCTGGCCAACACTGG GTGCTGGGACTTGAGCTCTGGACACAAGAAGTGGATCATCCAGGTGCCCATCCTGGCCTCCGTTGTG ctCAACTTCATCCTCTTCATCAACATCATCCGGGTACTTGCCACAAAGTTGCGGGAGACCAATGCTGGCCGGTGTGACACACGGCAACAATACCG GAAGCTGCTCAAGTCCACCCTGGTGCTCATGCCACTCTTCGGCGTGCACTACACCGTCTTCATGGCCTTGCCTTACACGGAGGTCTCAGGGACACTCTGGCAAATCCAGATGCACTACGAGATGCTCTTCAACTCCTTCCAG ggatTTTTTGTCGCCATCATATACTGTTTCTGCAATGGTGAG GTACAGGCTGAGATCAAGAAATCTTGGAGCCGCTGGACACTGGCACTGGACTTCAAGCGCAAGGCACGCAGTGGGAGCAGCAGCTACAGCTATGGCCCAATGGTGTCTCACACAAGTGTGACCAATGTAGGTCCCCGCACAGGACTCGGTCTGCCCCTCAGCCCCCGCCTGCTACCTGCCGCCACCACCAATGGCCACTCCCAGCTGCCTGGCCATGCCAAGCCAGGGGCCCCAGTCCTTGAGACCCTCGATACCACACCAACTGCCACGGCTGCTCCCAAGGAGGATGGATTCCTCAATGGCTCCTGCTCAGGCCTGGACGAGGAGGCCTCTGGGCCTGAGCGGCCACCCCCACTGCTACAGGAAGAGTGGGAGACAGTCATGTGA
- the Pth1r gene encoding parathyroid hormone/parathyroid hormone-related peptide receptor isoform X1 — MKSPRGRGRGAGLGRLSGEPRHPWQGGGRGGALGVDADDVFTKEEQIFLLHRAQAQCDKLLKEVLRTAANIMESDKGWTSASTSGKPRKEKASGKLYPESKEDKEVATGSRRRGRPCLPEWDYIVCWPLGAPGEVVAVPCPDYIYDFNHKGHAYRRCDRNGSWEVVPGHNRTWANYSECLKFMTNETREREVFDRLGMIYTVGYSMSLASLTVAVLILAYFRRLHCTRNYIHMHMFLSFMLRAASIFVKDAVLYSGFTLDEAERLTEEELHIIAQAPPPPAAAAVGYAGCRVAVTFFLYFLATNYYWILVEGLYLHSLIFMAFFSEKKYLWGFTVFGWGLPAVFVAVWVGVRATLANTGCWDLSSGHKKWIIQVPILASVVLNFILFINIIRVLATKLRETNAGRCDTRQQYRKLLKSTLVLMPLFGVHYTVFMALPYTEVSGTLWQIQMHYEMLFNSFQGFFVAIIYCFCNGEVQAEIKKSWSRWTLALDFKRKARSGSSSYSYGPMVSHTSVTNVGPRTGLGLPLSPRLLPAATTNGHSQLPGHAKPGAPVLETLDTTPTATAAPKEDGFLNGSCSGLDEEASGPERPPPLLQEEWETVM, encoded by the exons GTGGACGCGGATGATGTCTTCACCAAGGAGGAACAGATATTCCTGCTGCACCGTGCCCAGGCTCAGTGTGACAAGCTGCTCAAGGAAGTCCTGCGGACTGCAG CCAACATAATGGAATCAGACAAGGGATGGACATCTGCATCCACATCAGGGAAGCCCAGGAAAGAGAAGGCATCTGGAAAGCTCTACCCTGAGTCCAAGGAGGACAAGGAGGTGGCCACTGGCAGCAGGCGCCGAG GACGCCCCTGCCTGCCTGAGTGGGACTACATCGTATGCTGGCCCCTGGGGGCACCAGGTGAGGTGGTGGCTGTGCCTTGTCCTGACTACATTTATGACTTCAATCACAAAG GCCATGCCTACCGGCGCTGCGACCGAAATGGCAGCTGGGAAGTGGTGCCTGGGCACAATCGAACATGGGCCAACTATAGCGAGTGCCTCAAGTTCATGACCAATGAGACTCGAGAACGG GAGGTATTCGACCGCCTGGGCATGATCTACACCGTGGGCTACTCCATGTCCCTGGCCTCCCTCACCGTGGCTGTGCTCATCCTGGCGTACTTTAG GCGGCTGCACTGCACACGCAACTACATCCACATGCACATGTTCCTGTCCTTCATGCTGCGCGCTGCGAGCATCTTCGTCAAGGACGCTGTGCTCTACTCTGGCTTCACGCTCGACGAGGCCGAGCGCCTCACTGAGGAAGAGCTGCACATCATCGCCCAGGCgcccccgccgcccgccgccgcgGCCGTCGGCTAC GCGGGCTGCCGGGTGGCTGTGACCTTCTTCCTTTACTTCCTGGCCACCAACTACTACTGGATTCTGGTGGAGGGGCTGTACCTGCACAGCCTTATCTTCATGGCCTTCTTCTCAGAGAAGAAGTACCTGTGGGGCTTCACAGTCTTCGGCTGGG GTTTGCCCGCCGTCTTCGTGGCTGTGTGGGTTGGTGTCAGAGCTACCCTGGCCAACACTGG GTGCTGGGACTTGAGCTCTGGACACAAGAAGTGGATCATCCAGGTGCCCATCCTGGCCTCCGTTGTG ctCAACTTCATCCTCTTCATCAACATCATCCGGGTACTTGCCACAAAGTTGCGGGAGACCAATGCTGGCCGGTGTGACACACGGCAACAATACCG GAAGCTGCTCAAGTCCACCCTGGTGCTCATGCCACTCTTCGGCGTGCACTACACCGTCTTCATGGCCTTGCCTTACACGGAGGTCTCAGGGACACTCTGGCAAATCCAGATGCACTACGAGATGCTCTTCAACTCCTTCCAG ggatTTTTTGTCGCCATCATATACTGTTTCTGCAATGGTGAG GTACAGGCTGAGATCAAGAAATCTTGGAGCCGCTGGACACTGGCACTGGACTTCAAGCGCAAGGCACGCAGTGGGAGCAGCAGCTACAGCTATGGCCCAATGGTGTCTCACACAAGTGTGACCAATGTAGGTCCCCGCACAGGACTCGGTCTGCCCCTCAGCCCCCGCCTGCTACCTGCCGCCACCACCAATGGCCACTCCCAGCTGCCTGGCCATGCCAAGCCAGGGGCCCCAGTCCTTGAGACCCTCGATACCACACCAACTGCCACGGCTGCTCCCAAGGAGGATGGATTCCTCAATGGCTCCTGCTCAGGCCTGGACGAGGAGGCCTCTGGGCCTGAGCGGCCACCCCCACTGCTACAGGAAGAGTGGGAGACAGTCATGTGA